One window of Streptococcus suis genomic DNA carries:
- a CDS encoding ABC transporter permease — MDIILSSISQGLLWSIMAIGVYLTFRILDIADLTAEGAYPLGAAVCATGIVNGLNPLVSTFLALFAGMIAGLVSGLLHTKMKIPALLTGIVTLTGLYSINLKILGKANVALLKQVTLVTQLQDLGLSKINAVLLIGAVFVMAVILLLTLLFNTQIGLAIRSTGDNIPMSEANGINVDKMKIYGYMLSNGLIALCGALLTQNNGYADLNSGTGTIVIGLASVIIAEVVLRNLRLGWRLASVALGSVIYRLIILAILEIPGMDADLVKLFSAILLAVVLYVPELQKKLNIRRPKLNGTA, encoded by the coding sequence GTGGATATAATTTTATCAAGTATATCGCAAGGGCTACTGTGGTCCATTATGGCGATAGGTGTTTACTTGACGTTTAGAATTTTAGATATTGCTGATTTGACGGCAGAAGGTGCCTATCCTCTGGGCGCTGCAGTTTGTGCGACAGGGATTGTCAATGGGCTAAATCCTCTTGTATCGACCTTCCTTGCCTTGTTTGCGGGTATGATTGCAGGCTTGGTTTCTGGACTCTTGCATACTAAAATGAAAATTCCAGCCCTGTTGACAGGTATCGTGACCTTGACAGGTTTGTATTCGATTAACCTGAAAATCCTCGGCAAAGCCAACGTTGCTCTCTTGAAACAAGTGACCTTGGTGACGCAATTGCAGGACTTAGGCTTGTCTAAGATAAATGCGGTTCTCTTGATTGGTGCGGTCTTTGTTATGGCAGTCATTCTGCTGTTGACGCTCTTGTTCAACACTCAAATTGGTCTGGCCATTCGTTCGACAGGGGACAATATTCCCATGAGTGAAGCCAACGGTATCAATGTGGACAAGATGAAGATTTACGGATACATGTTGTCCAATGGTCTGATAGCTCTCTGTGGTGCGCTTTTGACCCAAAACAATGGCTATGCGGATTTGAACTCTGGAACAGGAACCATTGTTATCGGATTGGCATCGGTGATTATCGCAGAAGTTGTTTTGCGGAACTTGCGTTTGGGATGGCGTCTGGCATCTGTGGCTCTGGGTTCGGTTATCTATCGCTTGATTATCCTTGCAATTTTGGAAATTCCGGGCATGGATGCGGACCTTGTCAAACTCTTCTCAGCGATTTTGTTGGCAGTTGTCCTGTATGTGCCAGAATTGCAGAAGAAGCTCAATATTCGCCGTCCAAAATTAAACGGAACTGCATAG
- a CDS encoding ATP-binding cassette domain-containing protein: MSTILSIQNIHKTFEAGTVNENHVLRGLSLDVQEGDFISIIGGNGAGKSTFMNSLAGALTVDSGDILLEGKSIKHVPAAKRSKDISRVFQDPKMGTASRLTIEENMAIAYRRGLSRGLGWGVKESERAIFKEALKELGLGLENRMKVDTQFLSGGQRQALTLMMASLVKPKVLLLDEHTAALDPKTSDMVMDLTKKIVEGQKLTALMITHNMENAIQYGNRLVMLHRGQIVVDVQGEEKKNLTVQHLMDLFYKNSGEKIAADEMIL, translated from the coding sequence ATGAGTACAATTTTATCAATACAAAATATTCATAAGACCTTCGAGGCGGGTACAGTCAATGAGAACCATGTTCTGCGTGGTCTGTCTCTTGATGTTCAAGAAGGTGATTTTATTTCCATTATCGGTGGTAATGGAGCAGGGAAGTCAACGTTCATGAATTCACTTGCTGGTGCTTTGACGGTGGATTCTGGCGACATTTTGCTGGAAGGCAAGTCCATTAAGCATGTGCCAGCAGCTAAGCGTTCAAAAGACATTAGTCGTGTTTTCCAAGATCCGAAAATGGGAACTGCTTCTCGTTTGACCATTGAGGAAAATATGGCCATTGCCTACCGTCGTGGATTGTCTCGTGGCCTGGGTTGGGGTGTCAAAGAAAGTGAACGCGCTATCTTTAAAGAAGCACTCAAAGAACTTGGTCTTGGACTTGAAAACCGGATGAAGGTCGACACGCAATTCCTATCGGGTGGTCAACGTCAAGCCTTGACACTCATGATGGCATCGCTGGTTAAGCCCAAAGTCCTACTTTTGGATGAGCATACGGCGGCCCTCGATCCTAAAACCAGTGATATGGTGATGGACTTGACCAAGAAAATTGTTGAAGGTCAAAAATTGACAGCCCTCATGATTACCCACAATATGGAAAATGCCATCCAGTACGGAAATCGTCTGGTCATGCTCCATCGTGGACAGATTGTTGTCGATGTCCAAGGTGAGGAGAAGAAGAACCTGACCGTGCAGCACCTCATGGACCTCTTCTATAAAAACAGCGGTGAAAAGATTGCTGCCGACGAAATGATTTTGTAA
- the aroB gene encoding 3-dehydroquinate synthase: MKLTVNLPQNPYDILIEKGSLAQVGAWASSLWKPQKIAIITDDHVASLYLETARASLEKAGFETITFAFPEGEASKNLDTVNQAYEFLVQEGMTRSDGILALGGGVVGDLAGFVASTYMRGIHFLQVPTSLTAQVDSSIGGKTGVNTPFAKNMVGTFCQPDGVLIDPNTLETLGKRELIEGMGEVVKYGLIDDVELWDLLSDMDGSTESILANAETIIYRSCNVKRKVVVEDELDNGVRLYLNFGHTIGHAIEATAGYGQVMHGEAVAIGMVQLSRVAEEKGLMPAGITDQIIAMCQKFGLPTSHQPWNSDELYAALTRDKKARGKSIKLVIVPTLGQAAIHQIPIEEMKEFLRN, encoded by the coding sequence ATGAAACTAACTGTCAATCTTCCCCAAAATCCCTACGATATTCTCATCGAAAAAGGAAGCTTAGCGCAGGTCGGTGCTTGGGCAAGCTCACTCTGGAAGCCACAAAAAATTGCGATTATTACGGATGACCATGTTGCCTCACTCTATCTGGAAACGGCCAGAGCTAGTCTTGAAAAAGCTGGTTTTGAAACCATCACATTTGCCTTTCCAGAAGGTGAAGCATCCAAAAATCTGGACACGGTCAACCAAGCCTATGAGTTTCTTGTTCAAGAAGGCATGACCCGAAGTGACGGCATCTTAGCCCTTGGTGGCGGTGTCGTAGGTGATTTGGCTGGCTTTGTGGCCTCAACCTATATGCGGGGCATTCATTTCCTCCAAGTCCCAACTAGCCTGACCGCTCAGGTTGATTCGTCTATCGGGGGCAAAACGGGTGTCAACACTCCCTTTGCCAAAAACATGGTCGGTACCTTCTGCCAACCTGATGGCGTTCTCATTGACCCTAACACCCTAGAAACCTTGGGCAAACGTGAATTGATTGAAGGCATGGGTGAGGTTGTCAAATACGGTTTGATTGATGATGTCGAACTCTGGGACCTCTTGTCAGACATGGATGGTTCTACCGAGAGTATTTTGGCCAATGCTGAAACCATCATCTACCGTTCTTGTAACGTTAAGCGCAAGGTCGTTGTCGAGGATGAATTGGATAATGGCGTCCGCCTCTATCTGAACTTTGGTCATACCATTGGTCACGCTATCGAAGCTACTGCTGGTTACGGTCAAGTCATGCACGGCGAGGCTGTTGCTATCGGAATGGTCCAGCTATCGCGCGTTGCTGAAGAAAAAGGCCTCATGCCTGCTGGCATTACCGACCAAATTATCGCTATGTGCCAAAAATTTGGACTGCCGACCAGCCATCAACCTTGGAACAGTGACGAGCTCTACGCAGCCTTGACTCGCGACAAGAAAGCTCGTGGCAAATCCATCAAGCTGGTTATTGTCCCAACATTAGGACAGGCAGCCATTCACCAAATCCCCATTGAAGAAATGAAAGAATTTCTGAGAAACTAA
- a CDS encoding shikimate dehydrogenase, whose protein sequence is MTIDGYTRLAAVVAKPIKHSISPFIHNLAFEETGVNGVYVAWEIAEQDLLVTLDNIKRYDMFGINLSMPYKQAVIPYLDELTESARLIGAVNTVIHRHGQLIGHNTDGIGFFKSLEKQLNFHVANKSLTILGGGGASTAIIAQAALDSAKEISIFCRQQSLDRTQTTADRIAQATCCSIQVLPIDNQDLVQEHVTKSDLLVNGTSVGMDGQSLPIQETIAFPKNSLVADVIYQPFETPLLKLAKEQGIPSINGLGMLLFQAAEAFESWTGKEMPTDLIWKQLVEKYDIN, encoded by the coding sequence ATGACGATTGACGGCTATACGCGTCTGGCTGCTGTGGTAGCAAAACCCATTAAACACTCCATTTCTCCCTTCATTCACAATCTTGCCTTTGAAGAAACTGGGGTCAATGGGGTCTACGTCGCTTGGGAAATAGCTGAGCAGGACCTGCTAGTCACACTTGACAACATTAAGCGCTACGACATGTTTGGTATCAATCTCTCCATGCCCTACAAGCAGGCGGTTATTCCCTACCTAGACGAATTGACAGAGTCTGCTCGCTTAATCGGCGCGGTCAATACGGTCATTCACCGCCATGGCCAATTGATTGGGCACAATACAGACGGCATCGGATTTTTTAAGAGTTTGGAAAAACAACTGAATTTCCATGTGGCAAACAAAAGTCTCACCATTCTGGGCGGAGGCGGTGCTTCTACGGCTATTATTGCCCAAGCTGCTTTGGACAGTGCCAAGGAAATCAGCATTTTCTGTCGCCAACAAAGTCTGGACAGAACACAAACTACTGCTGACCGTATTGCCCAAGCAACCTGTTGCTCCATTCAGGTATTGCCGATTGACAACCAGGACTTGGTTCAGGAGCATGTTACAAAGTCTGACTTGCTCGTCAACGGAACCAGCGTCGGCATGGATGGTCAGTCTCTGCCAATTCAGGAAACCATTGCATTTCCAAAAAACAGTTTAGTGGCAGATGTGATTTACCAACCTTTTGAGACGCCCTTACTCAAACTCGCCAAGGAACAAGGCATTCCAAGCATCAATGGTCTAGGTATGTTACTCTTTCAAGCTGCTGAGGCTTTTGAGTCTTGGACAGGCAAAGAAATGCCGACGGACTTGATTTGGAAACAATTAGTCGAAAAATATGACATCAACTAG
- a CDS encoding 3-deoxy-7-phosphoheptulonate synthase — protein MGIHQRSTRINIEQVKELSKLEGDFLVAKEKRDEELKKVIRGEDDRLLLVIGPCSSDNEEAVLEYARRLSKLQDEVKDKIFMVMRVYTAKPRTNGEGYKGLVHQPDTSKLPDLINGIAAVRNLHYRVITETGLTTADEMLYSANFPLVEDLVSYHAIGARSVEDQEHRFVASGIDMPTGMKNPTSGNLTVMFNAIYAAQNKQNFIYRDAEVDTDGNQLAHAILRGASTEQGINEPNYYYDILLKTIKQYQNFGLKNPFIVIDTNHDNSGKNYLEQIRIVRQTLINRDWNDDIRKYVRGFMIESYLEDGRQDSPETFGKSITDPCLGWDKTEALIREIHETL, from the coding sequence ATGGGAATTCATCAGCGCAGCACTCGCATCAACATTGAACAAGTTAAAGAATTATCTAAACTAGAAGGAGACTTCCTAGTTGCCAAAGAAAAACGTGACGAGGAACTAAAAAAAGTCATCCGAGGTGAGGATGACCGCCTCTTACTGGTCATCGGCCCATGTTCTTCGGATAACGAAGAGGCCGTTTTGGAATATGCCCGTCGTCTGTCTAAATTGCAAGACGAGGTCAAAGATAAGATTTTCATGGTCATGCGGGTTTACACAGCTAAGCCACGTACCAATGGCGAAGGTTATAAGGGATTGGTTCACCAGCCAGATACCTCAAAATTACCTGATTTGATTAACGGTATTGCAGCCGTGCGCAATTTGCACTACCGTGTCATCACAGAAACCGGCTTGACCACTGCGGATGAAATGCTTTACTCGGCTAATTTCCCCTTGGTTGAGGACTTGGTGTCCTACCATGCCATCGGTGCACGTTCAGTCGAAGATCAGGAGCACCGCTTTGTCGCCTCTGGTATTGACATGCCGACCGGGATGAAAAATCCTACTTCTGGCAATCTGACCGTTATGTTCAACGCCATTTATGCGGCACAAAACAAGCAGAATTTCATCTACCGCGATGCGGAAGTCGATACAGACGGGAATCAGCTGGCCCATGCGATTCTTCGTGGTGCTAGCACAGAACAAGGCATCAACGAACCCAACTACTACTACGATATTCTCTTAAAAACTATCAAACAATACCAGAACTTTGGTCTCAAAAATCCTTTTATCGTCATCGATACCAACCATGACAATTCTGGTAAAAATTATCTGGAACAAATCCGTATCGTCCGCCAAACCCTGATTAACCGCGATTGGAACGACGATATTCGCAAGTATGTTCGTGGCTTTATGATTGAATCCTACTTAGAAGACGGTCGTCAGGATAGCCCAGAAACCTTTGGTAAATCCATTACCGACCCTTGCCTTGGTTGGGATAAAACTGAAGCACTGATTCGTGAAATCCATGAAACCCTCTAA
- a CDS encoding 3-deoxy-7-phosphoheptulonate synthase: MFTPISEKIDIQDVRDHSKLSPETLDKKGARDRELEAILKGEDDRLLLVVGPCSSDNEEAVLDYAHRLAKLQEEVKDKIFMVMRVYTAKPRTNGDGYKGLMHQPKTDAAPSLINGIKAVRNLHYRVITETGLTTADEMLYPENLPLVDDLVSYIAVGARSVENQQHRFVASGIDVPTGLKNPTSGNLKVMFNGIFAAQKKQSFLFNNTEVETSGNPLAHVILRGAVTESGKYLPNYYYDNLLETIDLYKQFGLANPFIIIDTNHDNSGKNYLEQIRIVRQTLINRDWNQEIRDYVRGFMIESYLEDGRQDNAEVYGKSITDPCLGWDKTEELIRKIYNR; encoded by the coding sequence GTGTTTACACCAATTAGCGAAAAAATTGATATTCAGGATGTAAGAGACCATTCAAAATTATCCCCAGAAACCTTAGACAAAAAAGGAGCGCGCGACCGTGAGTTAGAGGCTATTTTAAAAGGCGAGGACGACCGTCTGCTCTTGGTCGTCGGACCTTGCTCTTCTGACAATGAAGAGGCTGTTTTAGACTATGCTCATCGTTTAGCCAAGCTTCAAGAAGAAGTCAAGGACAAAATCTTTATGGTCATGCGTGTCTACACGGCTAAGCCTCGTACCAATGGCGACGGCTACAAGGGGCTCATGCACCAACCAAAGACCGATGCAGCACCTAGTCTCATCAACGGTATCAAGGCTGTCCGCAACCTCCACTACCGTGTCATTACCGAGACTGGTTTGACGACGGCCGACGAGATGCTTTATCCTGAAAATCTGCCACTTGTTGATGATTTGGTATCTTATATTGCCGTTGGTGCCCGTTCGGTTGAAAATCAGCAACACCGTTTTGTGGCGTCTGGAATTGATGTGCCAACTGGCTTGAAAAACCCTACATCTGGTAACCTCAAGGTCATGTTTAACGGTATTTTCGCGGCTCAGAAAAAGCAGTCCTTCCTCTTCAACAACACAGAGGTTGAAACATCTGGAAATCCGCTGGCTCATGTTATCCTGCGTGGTGCAGTGACAGAAAGTGGCAAATACCTGCCAAACTACTACTACGATAATCTCTTGGAAACCATTGACCTCTACAAACAATTCGGTTTGGCTAATCCATTTATTATCATTGATACCAACCACGATAATTCTGGTAAAAATTATCTGGAACAAATCCGCATTGTCCGTCAAACCCTGATTAACCGTGATTGGAACCAAGAAATCCGTGACTATGTCCGTGGTTTCATGATTGAGTCCTATCTGGAAGATGGACGTCAGGACAACGCCGAAGTCTACGGAAAATCCATTACCGACCCTTGCCTTGGTTGGGACAAAACTGAGGAACTCATTCGAAAAATTTACAACAGATAA
- the aroA gene encoding 3-phosphoshikimate 1-carboxyvinyltransferase, translating to MKLRTNARALEGTVRVPGDKSISHRSIIFGSLAKGVTRVHDILRGEDVLSTMQVFRDLGVTIEDNGDVVEVHGVGFDGLQAPKNDLDMGNSGTSIRLISGVLAGQDFEATMFGDDSLSKRPMDRVTVPLSQMGVTVSGQTDRDLPPLTIKGTKFLKPISYQLPVASAQVKSALLFAALQAEGESVIIEKEITRNHTEDMIVQFGGHLSVDGKEIRITGGQEFTAQEIVVPGDISSAAFWLVAGLVVPGSKITLENVGINETRTGILDVIKAMGGKMTLSNVDEIAKSATITVEYSSLQGMEIAADLIPRLIDELPIIALLATQANGTTIIRDAEELKVKETDRIQVVADALNSMGAKIESTADGMIIEGPTPLHGATVNTFGDHRIGMMTAIAALLAQDGDVVLERAEAINTSYPAFFDHLESLVK from the coding sequence ATGAAATTAAGAACAAATGCAAGAGCCTTAGAAGGTACGGTACGCGTTCCGGGTGATAAATCCATCAGCCACCGTTCCATTATTTTTGGATCCTTGGCAAAAGGCGTAACTCGTGTTCATGATATTTTGCGTGGTGAGGATGTCCTCTCGACCATGCAGGTTTTTCGTGATTTAGGCGTGACGATTGAGGATAATGGGGATGTGGTCGAGGTTCACGGTGTTGGTTTTGATGGACTGCAAGCTCCTAAAAATGACCTAGATATGGGAAATTCAGGGACATCCATTCGTTTGATTTCGGGTGTCTTGGCTGGTCAAGACTTTGAGGCTACCATGTTTGGCGATGATTCGCTGTCAAAACGCCCTATGGATCGTGTGACGGTGCCGCTCAGCCAAATGGGTGTAACCGTTTCTGGTCAGACAGACCGTGATTTGCCACCTTTGACCATCAAAGGTACCAAGTTCCTCAAGCCGATTTCCTATCAATTGCCAGTAGCATCTGCTCAGGTAAAATCTGCTCTCTTATTTGCAGCTTTGCAGGCAGAAGGTGAGTCTGTTATTATCGAAAAAGAAATCACTCGTAACCACACGGAGGACATGATTGTCCAATTTGGCGGTCATTTGTCTGTTGATGGCAAGGAAATCCGTATCACAGGTGGGCAGGAATTTACAGCGCAAGAAATTGTTGTCCCTGGAGATATTTCCAGTGCGGCCTTCTGGTTGGTGGCTGGACTAGTTGTGCCTGGTTCAAAAATTACCCTTGAAAACGTCGGCATCAATGAAACACGGACGGGGATTTTGGACGTCATCAAGGCTATGGGTGGCAAGATGACCTTGTCCAATGTGGATGAGATTGCCAAATCAGCGACCATTACGGTTGAGTATTCTAGCTTGCAGGGAATGGAGATTGCTGCTGATTTGATTCCGCGCTTGATTGATGAATTGCCGATTATTGCTCTCTTGGCGACGCAAGCCAATGGCACAACCATTATTCGCGATGCTGAGGAGTTGAAGGTTAAGGAAACGGACCGTATTCAAGTGGTGGCAGATGCCTTGAATAGCATGGGGGCTAAGATTGAGTCGACTGCTGACGGTATGATTATCGAGGGCCCAACGCCTTTGCACGGTGCGACGGTTAATACCTTTGGCGACCACCGTATTGGTATGATGACAGCTATCGCAGCCCTCTTGGCTCAAGACGGAGATGTTGTCCTTGAGCGCGCTGAGGCCATCAATACCAGCTATCCAGCCTTCTTTGACCATCTTGAAAGTCTAGTAAAATAA
- a CDS encoding shikimate kinase, with product MPIVLLGFMGVGKTTTAKLLDMPLYDMDQIIEDRIGMSIADFFQSEGEDAFRQLETQVLEELMDLPNDCLVSTGGGVVKSAKNREILLKNKPNNVLLTAAFPVAYERISQDHQSQRPLFLQHSREEFETIYQERMALYEGLADLVIDTDQLSPEQVVRKILCK from the coding sequence ATGCCAATCGTATTACTTGGTTTTATGGGAGTTGGAAAGACCACGACTGCTAAACTCTTGGATATGCCACTCTATGACATGGACCAGATTATTGAGGACCGGATTGGCATGTCCATTGCGGATTTCTTCCAATCAGAGGGTGAAGATGCCTTTCGCCAGTTGGAAACCCAAGTCTTGGAAGAGTTGATGGACTTGCCCAATGATTGCTTGGTTTCAACGGGCGGTGGTGTGGTCAAATCCGCCAAAAACAGGGAGATTTTGCTCAAAAATAAACCCAACAACGTCCTCTTAACCGCCGCCTTTCCAGTAGCTTATGAGCGGATTAGTCAAGATCATCAGTCGCAACGTCCCTTATTTTTACAGCACAGCCGAGAAGAATTTGAGACCATTTACCAAGAACGAATGGCTTTATATGAAGGACTAGCTGACCTGGTCATTGACACAGACCAACTCAGTCCGGAACAAGTAGTAAGGAAGATTCTATGCAAGTAG
- the pheA gene encoding prephenate dehydratase: MQVAYLGPRGSFTHQVAQQAFPEADLQAFGTITEVVKAYETGLVTYSVIPVENSIEGSVHETIDYLFHQAEIHAVAEVVQPIAQQLLATAPHKEIEVIYSHPQAIAQGKKYVQKHFPKARLELTASTAYAARFVAEHANQPFAAIAPHAAAEEYGLQVIAQDIQEIAENFTRFWILGHTAPELGLRKTDRKVSLALTLPDNLPGALYKAMSVFSWRGIGLTKIESRPLKTALGEYFFILDIENNSDKLVGYSLEELKSLGIFYKILGNYKVYSV, translated from the coding sequence ATGCAAGTAGCTTATTTGGGCCCGCGGGGGTCCTTTACTCACCAAGTTGCCCAGCAGGCCTTTCCGGAGGCGGATTTGCAGGCTTTTGGCACCATTACGGAGGTCGTCAAGGCCTATGAGACTGGCTTGGTGACCTATTCGGTCATTCCGGTTGAGAATTCGATTGAAGGTAGTGTTCACGAGACCATTGACTACCTTTTTCATCAGGCGGAAATCCATGCGGTGGCAGAAGTGGTTCAGCCCATTGCCCAGCAATTGTTAGCGACGGCACCTCATAAGGAAATCGAGGTCATTTATTCACATCCACAGGCCATTGCGCAGGGGAAAAAATATGTTCAGAAGCATTTTCCGAAGGCTCGTTTGGAGTTGACAGCAAGCACTGCCTACGCAGCCCGATTTGTAGCGGAGCATGCGAATCAGCCTTTTGCGGCTATTGCACCGCACGCTGCGGCTGAAGAGTACGGCCTGCAGGTCATTGCCCAAGACATCCAAGAAATCGCGGAGAATTTTACTCGTTTTTGGATTTTGGGACATACTGCGCCTGAATTGGGATTGCGGAAAACAGATCGGAAGGTTTCTTTGGCCCTGACGCTGCCTGATAATCTGCCAGGTGCCCTCTATAAGGCTATGTCGGTCTTTTCGTGGAGAGGAATCGGTTTGACCAAGATTGAAAGTCGGCCGCTGAAAACGGCGCTGGGTGAGTATTTCTTTATTTTGGATATTGAGAATAATTCAGATAAATTAGTTGGCTATTCATTGGAGGAATTGAAAAGTTTAGGGATTTTTTATAAGATTTTAGGAAATTATAAGGTTTATAGTGTGTAA
- a CDS encoding LCP family protein, translated as MAKHPLSHHEELRLDYLRKNIHYLNEKEKTELDYLEYLEKGEERVIAPSPLEEEASNLPEFSLGDSWREVAPLVEEEDLLPAYPTLSRKERLKKSKKNKAISVTEDSSSQPPKKPFFKRLLSFIFWGLLILLLALGAMFVKGMISVDNKPATEQFAGQATQDGINILILGTDGRVGQSTGETRTDTIMILNVNNSSNKIKLVSFMRDTLVTIGGEGDYKLNSAYTFGEQNGGLGAENVRQVLKENFDIDIQYYALVDFASFASAIDTLFPSGVAIDAQFSTIDGEMVSSVEAPNDLRLEENAPAYQTIQVGPQQMDGKTLLNYARFRSDDEGDFGRTRRQQQVLDAIIQQAQDPTKLFSGAEALGKIYSMTSTNVPLAFPLLRGPGILLDAPNGIERVTIPENHDWIDEYDNYGGMGLKIDFYKYQEVLRGLGLR; from the coding sequence ATGGCGAAACATCCCTTATCACATCATGAAGAGCTACGCTTGGACTACTTGCGTAAAAATATTCACTACTTAAATGAGAAGGAAAAGACGGAGCTGGATTACTTAGAGTATCTTGAAAAGGGTGAGGAGCGAGTCATTGCGCCTTCGCCACTTGAGGAGGAGGCTTCTAATCTTCCAGAGTTTTCACTTGGAGATTCTTGGAGAGAGGTTGCGCCCCTTGTAGAGGAAGAGGATCTCTTACCAGCCTATCCGACCTTGAGTCGAAAAGAAAGGTTAAAAAAGTCTAAGAAAAATAAGGCGATTTCAGTAACTGAAGATAGTAGTAGTCAGCCACCCAAGAAACCTTTTTTCAAACGACTTTTAAGTTTTATCTTCTGGGGACTACTGATATTGCTGCTTGCCTTGGGCGCTATGTTTGTCAAAGGCATGATTAGTGTGGATAACAAACCTGCTACCGAACAATTTGCTGGTCAGGCGACACAGGATGGCATCAATATTTTAATCTTAGGAACAGATGGTCGAGTTGGACAAAGTACCGGTGAAACTCGAACGGATACTATTATGATCCTGAATGTCAATAATAGTAGCAATAAAATAAAACTAGTCAGCTTTATGCGGGATACGCTGGTTACTATCGGTGGAGAAGGTGACTACAAACTCAATTCTGCCTACACTTTTGGTGAGCAAAATGGTGGTCTTGGGGCTGAAAATGTTCGGCAGGTTTTGAAGGAAAATTTTGATATTGATATTCAATACTATGCCCTTGTTGATTTTGCGAGTTTTGCATCTGCTATTGATACGCTCTTTCCATCAGGTGTGGCCATTGATGCTCAATTTTCAACGATTGATGGTGAAATGGTGTCTTCTGTTGAAGCACCCAACGACCTGCGTCTGGAGGAAAATGCACCAGCTTATCAAACCATTCAGGTCGGTCCACAGCAGATGGATGGAAAAACCTTACTGAACTATGCTCGGTTTCGTTCAGATGATGAAGGAGACTTCGGTCGGACAAGACGTCAACAACAGGTATTAGATGCAATTATTCAGCAGGCACAAGATCCCACAAAGCTCTTCTCTGGTGCTGAGGCGCTTGGAAAAATTTACTCTATGACCTCTACCAATGTCCCACTAGCCTTTCCGTTGCTTCGTGGTCCAGGTATTTTGCTGGATGCACCTAATGGAATTGAACGAGTAACCATACCAGAAAACCACGATTGGATTGATGAATATGACAATTATGGTGGTATGGGACTAAAAATTGACTTCTATAAATACCAAGAAGTGCTGAGAGGTCTTGGTCTAAGGTAA
- a CDS encoding TetR/AcrR family transcriptional regulator — MEKYFTTSQKFLKAFFELKKSDDNNSFTINQIADRAKLSRRVFYHYYNSKETFLEESLEYILNEVSIILAKDPSLNDNVVGEMLQFLYKNQEIAVDFVHFFPHVSLKVTKYITEVIEHSSIPDLANQLERAYKVPYEYALTVYVSTIDSIIKHWIQNGCQETPETIQRYILSIVRI; from the coding sequence ATGGAAAAGTATTTTACAACCAGCCAAAAATTTCTGAAAGCCTTTTTCGAACTCAAAAAATCTGATGACAATAACAGTTTTACGATCAATCAAATTGCGGACCGAGCTAAACTAAGCCGTCGGGTCTTCTATCACTACTACAACTCTAAGGAAACCTTCCTAGAAGAATCCCTTGAATATATCCTGAACGAAGTCAGTATTATTCTAGCAAAAGATCCCTCCCTAAATGACAATGTCGTAGGAGAAATGTTGCAGTTTCTCTATAAAAATCAGGAAATAGCCGTGGACTTTGTTCATTTTTTCCCTCATGTTTCTTTAAAAGTTACCAAGTATATTACCGAGGTCATTGAGCATTCTAGTATCCCAGATCTTGCAAACCAACTTGAGCGGGCCTATAAGGTTCCTTATGAATACGCCTTAACTGTCTATGTTTCAACCATCGATAGCATTATTAAGCATTGGATACAGAATGGCTGCCAGGAAACCCCTGAAACCATTCAGCGCTACATCTTATCCATTGTACGTATTTAA